The Streptococcus sp. 29896 genome includes a region encoding these proteins:
- the recR gene encoding recombination mediator RecR gives MLYPTPIAKLIDSYSKLPGIGIKTATRLAFYTIGMEDDVVNEFAKNLLAAKRDLTYCSICGNLTDQDPCGICQDTSRDQSTILIVEDSRDVTALENIQEYHGLYHVLHGLISPMNGIGPDDINLKTLLTRLMENEVTEVIVATNATADGEATSMYISRVLKPAGIKVTRLARGLAVGSDIEYADEVTLLRAIENRTEL, from the coding sequence ATGCTCTATCCAACTCCCATAGCTAAATTAATTGACAGTTATTCGAAACTACCAGGAATCGGTATTAAAACAGCTACGCGTCTAGCCTTTTATACCATTGGTATGGAAGATGATGTAGTCAACGAATTTGCTAAAAATCTCCTGGCGGCTAAGAGAGATTTGACCTATTGTTCCATTTGCGGCAATCTGACAGACCAGGACCCTTGCGGTATTTGTCAAGATACCAGCCGTGACCAGTCGACCATTTTAATTGTAGAAGATAGTCGAGATGTGACAGCCTTGGAAAATATCCAAGAATACCACGGTCTTTACCATGTCTTGCATGGCTTGATTTCCCCGATGAATGGCATTGGACCAGATGATATTAACTTAAAGACCTTGTTAACTCGTCTGATGGAAAACGAAGTGACAGAAGTCATTGTAGCGACAAATGCAACAGCAGATGGTGAAGCGACATCCATGTACATCTCACGTGTCCTAAAGCCAGCGGGAATCAAGGTTACTCGCTTGGCACGAGGATTGGCAGTCGGAAGTGACATTGAATATGCAGATGAAGTCACCCTCCTTCGTGCCATTGAGAACAGGACAGAATTATAG